In Synechococcus sp. CB0101, a genomic segment contains:
- a CDS encoding rhomboid family intramembrane serine protease, producing the protein MAERLTGLRTNLLIPPLILVIPWTQELIDQLLFGGSWNLPMTPRGPWLGVLTAPFSHGGFGHLLANSLMFLPLSWLVLAKSRRDYLAVWVGVMLSALPVWWFWPTASHGLSGVVYGLLGYLLVIGWLEKRPLSLMLSVLALVSYGGVLPSLIPLFSPAGVSWIGHASGFTGGVLAAWAVQRQSEPASAKRR; encoded by the coding sequence GTGGCTGAACGGCTCACCGGGCTGCGCACCAACTTGCTGATCCCGCCGCTGATCCTTGTCATCCCCTGGACCCAGGAGCTGATCGATCAGCTGCTGTTCGGCGGCTCCTGGAACCTACCCATGACACCGCGAGGGCCATGGCTGGGGGTGCTCACAGCTCCCTTCAGCCACGGCGGCTTTGGCCACCTCCTGGCCAACAGCCTGATGTTTCTGCCGCTGTCGTGGCTGGTACTGGCCAAAAGCCGCCGCGACTACCTCGCCGTTTGGGTGGGTGTGATGCTCAGCGCCCTGCCGGTGTGGTGGTTCTGGCCGACAGCCAGCCATGGCCTCTCAGGAGTGGTGTACGGGCTACTGGGCTATCTACTGGTGATCGGCTGGCTGGAGAAACGGCCGTTGTCGTTGATGCTATCTGTGCTTGCCCTGGTGAGCTACGGGGGGGTGCTTCCCAGCTTGATCCCGCTGTTTTCACCAGCCGGTGTCAGCTGGATCGGCCATGCGAGTGGTTTTACAGGCGGGGTACTCGCCGCTTGGGCCGTTCAGCGACAAAGCGAACCAGCCAGTGCCAAGCGCCGGTAA
- a CDS encoding PAS domain S-box protein: protein MRPYFLLEPGDGLLLCAPDGSISHVDRTAAVRLGIKAEHWCGQPLKQCWPALAELIIQERDRLEAGPRDHVVALAQPTQFELATRIRLFRTDAGFGVGILRRRSQRLHDADPEAPEDTYRLLLEAVLDTAQDAVLVTLAEPLNAPGPLIVFANQSLLDQTGYALNEVLGRSPRLFQGPDTCRETTGRLRRAMDQWEPSRMQVLNYRRDGSTCWIDLKVAPLADPNGWHTHWVSVQRDVSDRVAHEQRLAQEALALAERLHAGAPIA from the coding sequence GTGCGCCCGTATTTCCTGCTTGAACCGGGTGATGGTCTGCTGTTATGCGCTCCCGACGGTTCGATCAGCCATGTGGATCGCACGGCCGCCGTTCGCCTCGGGATCAAGGCGGAGCATTGGTGTGGTCAACCGCTCAAGCAGTGTTGGCCTGCCCTGGCGGAACTGATCATTCAGGAGCGGGATCGGCTTGAGGCCGGCCCCCGGGACCATGTGGTCGCTCTGGCCCAGCCCACCCAGTTCGAGTTGGCGACGCGCATTCGTCTGTTTCGCACCGATGCCGGTTTTGGGGTGGGCATCCTGCGGCGACGCTCCCAGCGCTTGCACGATGCCGACCCGGAAGCGCCTGAAGACACCTATCGCCTGTTGCTCGAGGCTGTGCTCGACACCGCCCAGGATGCGGTGCTCGTGACGCTGGCGGAACCGTTGAACGCGCCGGGCCCATTGATTGTGTTTGCCAACCAGTCGCTCCTGGATCAGACCGGTTACGCGCTGAACGAAGTGCTGGGCCGCAGTCCCAGGCTCTTTCAGGGGCCCGACACCTGTCGTGAGACGACGGGGCGCTTACGCCGGGCCATGGATCAGTGGGAGCCCTCGCGCATGCAGGTGCTCAACTACCGCCGAGATGGCTCCACCTGCTGGATTGATCTCAAGGTGGCTCCACTGGCAGACCCCAATGGATGGCACACCCATTGGGTATCGGTGCAGCGGGATGTGAGCGATCGCGTGGCGCATGAGCAACGGCTGGCTCAAGAAGCGCTGGCGTTGGCCGAGCGTTTGCACGCCGGAGCCCCAATCGCTTAG
- a CDS encoding ABC-2 family transporter protein, translating into MVRRIHRIAVALLSSQVALMLEYRAEIALWALSGVLPLIMLAVWQGSDGAAAAGLNATGLSHYFLAAFVVRQFSVVWMIHVFEEDTLQGKLSPQLLQPLQPLWRYLAAHIAEQFTRLPFVALMLGGIALVQPELLWWPNPGALILGIAAIQAAFILRFLLQSVIAMLCFWSERAAALDRLLLIPYLFLSGLVAPLQTYPAAIQKLAWLTPFPSMVAFPAALLAGEPVAIGEGFLQLGLWCLLFYPLLMLLWRAGIRRYGAMGA; encoded by the coding sequence ATGGTCAGGCGCATCCATCGCATTGCCGTGGCCCTGCTCTCGAGTCAGGTGGCCCTGATGCTCGAATATCGCGCTGAGATCGCACTGTGGGCACTCTCCGGTGTGCTGCCTCTGATCATGCTGGCCGTGTGGCAAGGATCCGATGGTGCGGCAGCCGCCGGGTTAAACGCCACGGGCCTGTCGCACTATTTCCTGGCGGCCTTTGTGGTGCGGCAATTCAGTGTGGTGTGGATGATCCACGTCTTTGAAGAAGACACGCTCCAGGGCAAACTCTCCCCCCAATTGCTCCAACCACTGCAGCCGCTGTGGCGCTATCTGGCCGCCCATATCGCCGAACAATTCACCCGGTTGCCATTCGTGGCACTGATGCTGGGAGGCATCGCCCTGGTGCAGCCAGAGCTGCTGTGGTGGCCCAATCCCGGTGCGCTGATCCTTGGCATCGCAGCGATCCAGGCCGCCTTCATCTTGCGCTTTCTGCTGCAGAGCGTGATCGCGATGTTGTGTTTCTGGAGTGAACGGGCTGCAGCGCTGGATCGCCTTCTGCTCATTCCGTATCTGTTTCTCTCAGGCCTTGTGGCACCGCTGCAGACCTATCCAGCCGCGATCCAGAAACTGGCCTGGCTCACACCCTTTCCCTCGATGGTGGCCTTTCCGGCAGCGCTCTTAGCCGGTGAACCCGTGGCAATCGGCGAGGGATTTCTACAGCTGGGGCTCTGGTGTCTGCTCTTCTATCCGCTGTTGATGCTGCTGTGGAGGGCGGGGATTCGCCGTTATGGAGCTATGGGTGCATGA
- a CDS encoding ShlB/FhaC/HecB family hemolysin secretion/activation protein, translated as MRSAQRWGWLLKGPALLAIALNHNPVRAQITPSQALQQRLQEDQLRLRLLEFDDEQRSDQPLIEAAPRRETAWSGSLQLHKLTLSTTLPKAEDLQQQLQRWVGQTISDEQLREIRLEIETWYWDLDRAVSVTVAQVNTDQGSLLVQVSPLVLDAVQVAPNPSHHLSDQQAINTVTRAVPLGSELRPGKIESALLKLNDLWGVDVRARLESGTGAAGRILVLLVSDRNRTGALLEVDNYLNRYVGTLRTLATVNAANHWGRGERFWVNPSWWGSGQGTGTAPLQLGFDWPLGDNGLILSGSANAGRYRLVNTGSKLYTGDTAGISLSLLQPLWRRDERSLWVRFSGEGLRFRDARQELNVDDKRGGVFRAAVIGSSSDRWLGQGFTSWVLGGSVGSLNLDGNPAFKRFDAFTTQLQGTYGALNLNLVREQSFNRAWSARWLLLGQWALTNLSGYEQCGLGWPNGVRAYPPGENSSSSCLVSQVDLNWRLRPWLKLIGFADLAWGERWRQPFPGSLQPNSYGLAGAGLGFDLGRTGSWLVSLRAAFPIGGNPADNSFIDLEAGDPTPQLWAGLQLWL; from the coding sequence GTGAGATCCGCTCAGCGCTGGGGATGGCTGCTGAAGGGCCCAGCGCTGCTGGCCATCGCCTTGAACCACAACCCCGTACGGGCCCAGATCACCCCCAGCCAGGCTCTGCAACAGCGGCTGCAGGAGGATCAACTCAGGCTGCGCTTGCTGGAATTCGACGACGAGCAACGCAGTGATCAACCCCTGATTGAGGCTGCACCCCGTCGAGAGACGGCCTGGAGCGGCTCGCTGCAGCTCCACAAGCTGACGCTGAGCACAACCCTTCCCAAAGCGGAGGACCTCCAACAACAACTGCAGCGCTGGGTGGGGCAAACGATCAGCGATGAACAGCTGCGCGAGATCCGGCTGGAGATCGAAACCTGGTACTGGGACCTCGATCGCGCGGTGAGCGTGACGGTTGCCCAGGTCAACACCGACCAGGGGTCGTTGCTGGTGCAGGTGTCGCCGCTGGTGCTCGATGCCGTGCAGGTCGCCCCAAATCCATCACACCACCTGAGCGATCAACAGGCGATCAACACGGTGACCCGTGCTGTGCCACTTGGATCAGAGCTCCGGCCCGGGAAGATCGAATCCGCCCTGCTGAAACTCAATGATCTCTGGGGTGTGGATGTTCGGGCGCGCCTGGAATCCGGGACCGGAGCAGCGGGCCGAATCCTGGTGTTGCTGGTCAGTGATCGCAACCGCACCGGTGCGCTGCTGGAGGTGGATAACTACCTCAACCGCTACGTCGGCACCCTGCGAACCCTCGCCACGGTGAATGCTGCCAATCACTGGGGCCGCGGTGAACGGTTCTGGGTGAATCCCTCCTGGTGGGGCAGCGGCCAGGGCACAGGCACAGCGCCGTTGCAGCTTGGATTCGACTGGCCACTGGGTGACAACGGCTTGATCCTGAGCGGCAGCGCCAACGCCGGGCGCTATCGCCTGGTTAACACCGGCAGCAAGCTCTACACCGGCGATACCGCCGGGATCTCCCTCAGCCTGCTGCAACCGCTCTGGCGCAGAGACGAACGCAGCCTGTGGGTGCGCTTCAGCGGTGAAGGCCTGCGGTTCCGCGATGCCAGGCAGGAGCTGAACGTGGATGACAAACGCGGCGGCGTGTTCCGCGCTGCTGTGATCGGGAGCAGCAGCGATCGTTGGCTCGGGCAGGGCTTCACCAGCTGGGTCCTGGGGGGATCGGTCGGCAGCCTCAATCTCGATGGCAATCCCGCATTCAAAAGATTTGATGCATTCACCACCCAATTGCAGGGCACTTACGGGGCGCTCAATCTCAATCTGGTGCGCGAACAAAGCTTCAACCGCGCCTGGAGCGCCCGCTGGTTGCTGCTGGGCCAGTGGGCCCTCACCAACCTCTCGGGTTACGAGCAGTGCGGCTTGGGCTGGCCGAACGGCGTGCGGGCCTATCCGCCAGGGGAAAACTCCTCCAGCAGCTGCCTGGTGAGCCAAGTGGATCTGAACTGGCGGCTACGCCCCTGGTTGAAGCTGATTGGCTTCGCCGATCTGGCCTGGGGGGAACGCTGGCGCCAGCCCTTCCCCGGATCCCTGCAACCGAACAGCTACGGCCTGGCTGGAGCTGGGCTCGGCTTCGATCTCGGGCGCACTGGCAGCTGGTTGGTGTCGCTGCGGGCTGCATTCCCGATCGGGGGCAATCCAGCCGACAACAGCTTCATCGATCTGGAAGCCGGCGATCCCACCCCTCAGCTCTGGGCAGGGCTGCAGCTCTGGCTCTAA
- a CDS encoding alpha/beta hydrolase, whose translation MLKPIAVVAATGIVFAGAAQAIPLTARTVCVNCLGPRSDVLNPLEGTNDTPVPNGLIAGSGYTRDELQAGLTKSYSVDVVAVADFLYSDKGVQFLGDSIGQNNYTPYYSQQKALEAVRSAIILDSVDGQLSGFGMMNVLPVDERLQGAMNVCNVDASNTQRKTSLLSWYVNTPACIAAYTQVSESAAPAAPVRGLW comes from the coding sequence ATGCTGAAACCCATTGCTGTTGTTGCCGCCACTGGCATCGTGTTCGCCGGCGCAGCTCAGGCCATTCCGCTCACAGCTCGCACGGTGTGTGTGAATTGCCTGGGACCACGCTCTGATGTGCTCAACCCTCTCGAAGGCACCAATGACACCCCGGTGCCCAATGGCCTGATCGCAGGCTCCGGCTATACCCGTGATGAGCTCCAGGCCGGGCTCACCAAGTCCTACTCCGTGGACGTGGTTGCTGTTGCTGACTTCCTCTACAGCGACAAGGGTGTTCAGTTCCTCGGCGACAGCATCGGCCAGAACAACTACACCCCTTATTACAGCCAGCAGAAGGCGCTGGAAGCTGTGCGCAGCGCCATCATCCTTGACTCCGTCGATGGGCAGCTGTCCGGCTTCGGGATGATGAATGTGCTCCCCGTGGATGAGCGTCTGCAGGGTGCGATGAACGTCTGCAACGTGGATGCATCCAATACCCAGCGCAAGACATCGCTGCTCAGCTGGTATGTGAACACCCCCGCTTGCATCGCTGCCTACACCCAGGTCAGCGAATCCGCTGCTCCTGCCGCGCCGGTTCGCGGTCTCTGGTGA
- a CDS encoding bifunctional orotidine-5'-phosphate decarboxylase/orotate phosphoribosyltransferase yields the protein MGFFVQLTEAIAERQSLLMTGLDPNPEMLQNWALRHGMGNRSFLSQARHWIKAVVEATSPHVCAIKASLGFYQALGPLGLELLLEVRDLVPRDLPLIIDAKHGDLNSSTALAHYLFRDLGVDAVTLSPMAGQDIAAPFLLYADKAVVITCRSSNPAAKRIQYHPNDSDPLFLQIVRESQLWGTPDQLLLEVGTSDPAVLAQVRQAAPERVLMLRSIWSEEERLDGLLEAGLNQAADGLLLPLPQNLLVEDDLSEQAEALKGLINRRRQRWLDQQPEQSANSCELWLADATPDAEGASAPGDAMEELIVDLFDIGCLLFGEYVQASGAVFNYYIDLRQIISDPNLFHRVLHGYSGLLEHLNFDRIAGIPYGSLPTATGLSLALHKPLIYPRKEVKAHGARRLIEGDFNEGDQVVVVDDILITGGSVLEGIAKLESSGLVVKDVVVFIDHGGERDRHARERLESQGYRVHAVLDIPRITQVLLKAGRLDPTQAALLG from the coding sequence ATGGGCTTCTTCGTTCAACTCACTGAAGCCATCGCCGAGCGCCAGTCGCTCCTGATGACGGGTCTCGACCCGAATCCGGAGATGTTGCAGAACTGGGCCTTACGGCACGGCATGGGCAATCGATCCTTTCTCAGCCAAGCCCGGCATTGGATCAAAGCGGTGGTGGAAGCCACCAGCCCCCATGTGTGTGCCATCAAGGCGAGCCTGGGCTTCTACCAGGCCTTGGGGCCACTCGGATTGGAGCTCCTGCTGGAAGTTCGGGATCTCGTACCCCGTGATCTGCCCCTGATCATTGACGCCAAACACGGCGACCTGAATTCCTCCACCGCCCTCGCGCACTATCTGTTCCGAGATCTGGGTGTGGATGCGGTCACGCTCTCGCCGATGGCCGGGCAGGACATCGCCGCGCCGTTTCTGCTCTATGCGGATAAGGCCGTGGTGATCACCTGCCGCAGCTCCAATCCAGCCGCCAAACGCATTCAGTACCACCCCAACGACAGCGATCCACTGTTTCTGCAGATCGTGCGCGAAAGCCAGCTCTGGGGCACGCCCGATCAGCTGCTCCTGGAAGTGGGGACCAGCGATCCTGCTGTGTTGGCCCAGGTGCGCCAGGCGGCTCCAGAGCGGGTGCTGATGTTGCGCAGCATCTGGAGCGAGGAAGAGCGGCTTGATGGCCTACTGGAGGCCGGCCTCAATCAAGCCGCCGATGGCCTGTTGCTTCCCTTGCCCCAGAACCTGCTGGTGGAAGACGACCTGAGTGAACAGGCCGAAGCCCTCAAGGGTTTGATCAATCGCCGCCGCCAACGGTGGCTGGATCAGCAACCGGAGCAATCCGCCAACAGTTGCGAACTCTGGCTGGCGGATGCCACGCCCGATGCTGAGGGAGCATCCGCTCCGGGTGATGCAATGGAAGAGCTGATCGTGGATCTCTTTGACATCGGCTGCCTGCTCTTTGGAGAGTATGTGCAGGCTTCTGGTGCAGTGTTCAACTACTACATTGATCTGCGCCAGATCATTTCAGATCCCAATCTCTTCCATCGGGTGCTGCATGGCTACAGCGGTCTGCTCGAACACTTGAACTTCGATCGCATTGCGGGCATTCCCTATGGATCACTGCCCACCGCCACCGGGTTATCCCTCGCCCTGCATAAGCCCCTGATCTATCCCCGCAAGGAAGTGAAGGCCCATGGGGCACGGCGCCTCATCGAGGGCGACTTCAACGAAGGCGATCAAGTTGTGGTGGTGGACGACATCTTGATCACCGGCGGCAGCGTGCTGGAAGGCATCGCCAAGCTCGAAAGCTCCGGGTTGGTGGTGAAGGATGTGGTGGTGTTCATCGACCATGGTGGCGAACGGGACCGCCATGCCCGTGAGCGGTTGGAAAGCCAGGGCTACCGGGTGCACGCCGTGCTGGATATTCCGCGGATCACGCAGGTGCTACTTAAAGCCGGTCGCCTGGATCCAACCCAGGCGGCGCTGCTGGGCTGA
- a CDS encoding PCC domain-containing protein yields the protein MRALPLHLEAGADLRASLEQLAASEQASGFVLSVVGNLSQACFACPGQEEPTLVRGELEIITLQGTLSPQGVHLHLSLSDPGCQVWGGHLEHGSVVLKGADLLVAFLGQAAPTIQPAAPEAVRVQVALADGCAWSRRTERLLQGLGIQYELIAPSSGSLPQIWIDGQAIGGYPELAALQSQGALQDLRHG from the coding sequence ATGCGGGCACTGCCCCTTCACCTCGAGGCCGGCGCTGATCTTCGGGCCAGCCTGGAGCAGCTGGCGGCATCGGAGCAGGCCTCGGGTTTCGTGCTGAGCGTGGTGGGCAATCTCAGCCAGGCTTGCTTTGCCTGCCCAGGCCAGGAGGAACCAACTCTTGTGAGAGGCGAGCTTGAAATCATCACCCTGCAGGGCACGCTCTCTCCTCAGGGCGTTCATCTGCATCTGAGCCTGTCGGATCCGGGCTGTCAGGTGTGGGGAGGCCACCTCGAGCACGGAAGCGTGGTTCTCAAGGGCGCCGATTTGCTGGTGGCGTTCTTGGGTCAAGCCGCCCCAACGATCCAACCCGCAGCGCCCGAAGCTGTACGGGTGCAGGTCGCCCTGGCTGATGGGTGCGCCTGGTCGCGCCGCACCGAACGCCTCCTGCAGGGGCTGGGCATCCAATACGAGCTGATTGCACCCAGTTCAGGATCCCTGCCTCAGATCTGGATCGATGGACAGGCCATCGGTGGTTACCCCGAACTGGCCGCGCTCCAGAGCCAAGGCGCACTCCAGGACCTCCGCCATGGCTGA
- a CDS encoding ABC transporter permease, translating into MINPRWIRYARSLRRFWATSLEAELEYQLNLVVELLAVLGNLAGSLFVLSLLAGPSRQLGGWTWNSALVVVGMYTLLDGFTSAVLQPNLSRIVNHVQNGTLDFVLLKPIDSQFWLSTRSFSPWGLPGIAAGLVLIGWAVSQSDHLIKPEDMILASSLMLAAALILYSLWFLLAGLSIWFVKVWNATEVLRYTLVAGRYPISAYPPALRLVFTFLLPVAFLTTVPAKAVLGQGSWPWAFGSLIAATVSLIGTRLFWKLALRHYTSASS; encoded by the coding sequence ATGATCAACCCACGCTGGATTCGTTACGCCCGCAGCCTGCGCCGTTTCTGGGCCACATCCCTGGAAGCTGAGCTCGAATACCAACTCAACCTGGTGGTGGAACTGCTGGCCGTTCTCGGCAACCTGGCCGGCAGCCTGTTTGTTCTGAGCTTGTTGGCAGGCCCCTCTCGGCAATTAGGGGGCTGGACGTGGAACAGCGCCTTGGTGGTGGTGGGGATGTACACCCTGCTGGATGGTTTCACCAGCGCGGTGTTGCAACCCAACCTGAGCCGGATCGTGAACCATGTACAAAACGGAACGCTCGATTTCGTCTTGCTGAAACCGATCGACAGTCAATTCTGGCTCTCCACCCGTAGCTTTTCCCCCTGGGGATTGCCGGGCATCGCAGCAGGTTTGGTGTTGATCGGCTGGGCGGTATCGCAGAGCGATCATCTGATCAAGCCTGAGGACATGATCCTGGCGTCAAGCCTGATGCTCGCCGCTGCACTCATTCTTTACAGCCTCTGGTTTCTGTTAGCTGGGCTCTCGATCTGGTTCGTCAAGGTCTGGAATGCCACCGAGGTGCTGCGCTACACACTTGTGGCTGGTCGTTATCCGATCAGCGCTTACCCACCGGCCCTGCGACTGGTGTTCACCTTCCTGCTACCTGTCGCCTTTCTCACCACAGTGCCTGCAAAGGCCGTACTGGGTCAGGGGTCATGGCCGTGGGCCTTCGGATCATTGATCGCAGCAACAGTCAGCCTGATCGGCACACGGCTGTTCTGGAAGCTTGCTCTCCGGCACTACACATCGGCCTCCAGCTAA
- a CDS encoding DUF3136 domain-containing protein has product MSDSQGLTIAELEAKYFLYRKALKQLLLEGRPTANIEKTLCWSRLETLHNCLPRQYKSPDHIRHQLRREIEREQGENLERSAVSR; this is encoded by the coding sequence ATGAGCGACAGCCAAGGACTCACCATCGCTGAACTGGAGGCCAAATACTTCCTGTACCGCAAAGCCCTCAAACAACTGCTGCTGGAGGGTCGACCCACGGCCAATATTGAAAAAACCCTGTGTTGGAGCCGTCTGGAGACCCTGCATAACTGCTTGCCACGCCAATACAAATCACCGGATCACATCCGTCACCAATTGCGCCGGGAGATCGAACGGGAGCAAGGAGAAAATCTCGAACGCAGTGCCGTCAGCCGCTGA
- a CDS encoding ATP-binding cassette domain-containing protein, whose amino-acid sequence MIQAKGLSKTFHVADKQPGLAGTLRHLFKRQVRPVEAVRELSFAIEPGEMVGFLGANGAGKTTTLKMLSGLIHPSAGHLEVAGYRPQQRRERFLQQVTLVMGNRQQLMWDLPPIDSLRVNAAVYGIDAMETKRRIHTLAEMLELGEELHRPVRKLSLGQRMKAELLAALLHRPAVLFLDEPTLGLDVNAQARVREFLADYNQRYGATVLLTSHYMGDITALCERVLLIHQGRLFHDGPLDALTTRLAPCRQVRLELRHPQEHGALDRFGTVEFHQGHHLRLLVPRDQLTQQVSQLLQQFEVVDLEVSDPPIEELIGALFNAQPS is encoded by the coding sequence ATCATTCAGGCGAAAGGGTTATCCAAAACCTTTCACGTTGCTGATAAACAGCCAGGGCTAGCCGGCACTCTGCGGCACCTGTTCAAGCGCCAGGTGCGGCCCGTGGAGGCCGTACGGGAGCTCAGTTTTGCCATTGAACCGGGCGAGATGGTGGGGTTCCTCGGTGCCAACGGGGCAGGTAAAACCACCACCTTGAAGATGCTGAGCGGCCTGATTCATCCCAGCGCAGGTCATCTGGAGGTGGCCGGTTATCGCCCCCAGCAACGCCGTGAGCGATTTCTGCAGCAGGTCACCTTGGTGATGGGCAACCGGCAGCAGCTGATGTGGGATCTGCCACCAATCGATTCGCTGCGCGTGAATGCAGCGGTGTATGGAATCGACGCGATGGAGACGAAGCGGCGCATCCATACCCTGGCGGAGATGCTGGAGCTGGGGGAGGAACTGCACCGGCCTGTGCGCAAGTTATCGCTCGGGCAACGCATGAAAGCCGAGCTGCTAGCGGCTCTCTTGCATCGCCCGGCGGTGCTGTTTCTCGATGAACCCACCCTGGGGCTGGATGTGAACGCTCAAGCGCGGGTGCGGGAATTTCTGGCTGATTACAACCAGCGCTATGGCGCCACGGTGCTGCTCACCAGCCATTACATGGGAGACATCACCGCCCTTTGCGAGCGCGTGCTGTTGATTCATCAGGGGCGCCTCTTTCATGACGGACCCCTCGACGCACTCACCACTCGCCTGGCCCCCTGCAGGCAAGTGCGACTGGAGCTGCGTCACCCCCAGGAACACGGTGCGCTCGATCGCTTCGGAACGGTGGAGTTCCATCAAGGCCATCACCTGCGGCTGCTGGTGCCGCGCGATCAACTCACCCAGCAAGTCAGCCAACTCCTGCAACAGTTCGAGGTGGTGGATTTGGAAGTGAGTGACCCACCGATTGAGGAGTTGATCGGGGCGCTGTTCAACGCTCAACCCAGCTGA
- a CDS encoding alpha/beta fold hydrolase: MHCLFRSAVGLVCLAASCGPALALDEVVVELPLLENTLRVKLSELKSPEALMQGSSDLAELDRASDGELGRKLLKLLNHPVPVSFRQLVDSSAGSPLLEQALLLVSSFGTVEGRSPDLSGETLKQALEQATAESPDGQPTLLQLMEAIPGERVRLNLSQAQVVLARMLRHRRRAERLMATALPAPTASDSSADAAVTVSRTKLAVPHRPAPLELVLMQPTTGGNGRLVVISHGLWDSPTNFEGWGQRLAGQGYSVVLPRHPGSDKHQQHEVLTGQAPPPSPQELALRAQDITAVNDAVAQGQLSALAGVKADRVVVIGHSWGATTALQLAGLKPEDEALRARCDNIADPERNLSWTLQCSWLSAVSQAAVDDPRVIAVAAVSPPVSLLFPKGASQHITGRVLLVSGTHDWVVPPDPEAVEPFSNANPRGNQLVLVQGGDHFNLRPGASADGGPLAPLLVEWTDRSFAAGAAVKPAPGAPPLLPQGSWGSSGKPMADVSDQLQRR, encoded by the coding sequence ATGCACTGTCTGTTCCGTTCCGCTGTGGGGCTGGTGTGCCTGGCTGCCAGCTGTGGGCCGGCCCTGGCGCTCGATGAAGTGGTGGTGGAGCTGCCCCTGCTCGAGAACACCCTGCGGGTGAAGCTCAGTGAGTTGAAGAGCCCTGAGGCTCTGATGCAGGGGAGCAGCGATCTGGCTGAGTTGGATCGCGCCAGCGACGGTGAGCTGGGCCGCAAATTGCTGAAGTTGCTCAACCATCCGGTGCCGGTGAGTTTTCGCCAGCTCGTGGACAGCTCGGCCGGCTCCCCACTGCTTGAGCAGGCTCTGCTGTTGGTGTCCTCCTTCGGCACGGTGGAGGGGCGCAGCCCGGATCTCAGTGGTGAGACCCTGAAGCAGGCCCTCGAGCAAGCCACCGCTGAATCCCCTGACGGTCAGCCCACGCTGTTGCAGCTGATGGAGGCGATTCCGGGGGAGCGGGTTCGTCTCAACCTCTCGCAAGCCCAGGTCGTGCTGGCGCGAATGTTGCGGCACCGCCGGCGCGCTGAACGGCTGATGGCCACAGCTCTTCCTGCGCCTACGGCCAGCGACAGCTCCGCAGACGCAGCCGTCACCGTGAGCCGCACCAAGCTGGCGGTGCCTCACCGACCGGCACCCTTGGAATTGGTGCTGATGCAGCCCACCACGGGTGGCAATGGTCGCCTGGTGGTGATTTCACATGGCCTCTGGGACAGCCCCACGAATTTCGAGGGTTGGGGCCAACGCTTGGCCGGCCAGGGCTACAGCGTGGTGTTGCCCCGCCACCCCGGGAGTGACAAACACCAACAACACGAGGTGCTCACTGGCCAGGCTCCGCCGCCCTCTCCCCAGGAGCTGGCCCTACGCGCTCAAGACATCACCGCCGTCAACGATGCCGTTGCTCAAGGGCAGTTGAGCGCGTTGGCAGGTGTGAAGGCTGATCGGGTGGTGGTGATCGGTCATTCCTGGGGGGCCACCACAGCCCTGCAGTTGGCCGGGCTCAAGCCTGAAGATGAGGCTCTGCGCGCACGTTGCGACAACATCGCTGATCCGGAGCGCAACCTGAGTTGGACGCTCCAGTGCAGTTGGCTCTCGGCGGTGAGCCAAGCGGCCGTTGATGATCCCCGTGTGATCGCCGTTGCGGCGGTGAGCCCTCCGGTGTCGTTGCTCTTTCCCAAAGGAGCGTCGCAACACATCACCGGCCGTGTCTTGCTGGTGAGCGGAACCCACGATTGGGTCGTTCCTCCTGACCCCGAAGCGGTCGAGCCCTTTTCGAACGCCAATCCACGCGGCAATCAGCTGGTGCTGGTTCAGGGTGGCGATCACTTCAACCTGCGTCCGGGCGCTTCGGCTGATGGCGGTCCTCTGGCGCCTCTGCTGGTGGAGTGGACCGATCGCTCCTTTGCTGCCGGGGCAGCGGTGAAGCCGGCACCGGGTGCACCGCCGCTGTTGCCCCAGGGATCCTGGGGGAGCAGCGGCAAGCCGATGGCCGATGTGAGCGACCAGCTTCAGCGCCGCTGA